A window from Prinia subflava isolate CZ2003 ecotype Zambia chromosome Z, Cam_Psub_1.2, whole genome shotgun sequence encodes these proteins:
- the CCDC112 gene encoding coiled-coil domain-containing protein 112 encodes MAALAPALAAAAGRLQNESCSSTAGAGRQFQSWKIKAERAKKVEFIRTAEKLKAQLANIEKDKTGHLYNRRSDFRVEYRLLEELEHSMTVSRKMEKAKILQQLSKIQNNVKRLHQQLKDVKPTPEFVDKIKEMMEEIENAINAFKEEQRQVYQQLLKEEKAVINELCLFERKLELWALGSSTAEKVWKLPSARVTVDKTLENHLPEEVVEFERFLQRTGGRQGGWDDCDHQNFLKIWTKYRGRLSYMDEALEYLSGRTKEDIEQHDKWYQEYVILHERKKESIKKWKEKQQQEKERNLKEKEKSEKMLKERWLQHEEVQKQKAEEESKRKQTAVEVWKKQKVVAFAIDQASQLKLEDKEKRQQKERQTHVKLLLERNTLQKKVKEELEKLENEKKVETEKEGRKKIGAEEISKLQEHDLHKLELRVLQKHAKEIEKQAKDKRLAKLREKVEIRVTRDPSRSNRPSKCWEERRQEKAPAAADPLLRVSQRAVPAWRGGS; translated from the exons ATGGCCGCGCTGGCCCCGGcgctggcggcggcggccgggcggcTCCAG AATGAGAGCTGTTCCAGTACTGCAGGTGCTGGCCGACAATTTCAGAGCTGGAAGATCAAAGCTGAACGAGCTAAGAAAGTTGAGTTCATAAGAACTGCAGAAAAGCTAAAAGCTCA GCTTGCAAATatagaaaaagacaaaactggACACCTTTATAATAGGAGGAGTGATTTCAGGGTAGAATACAGATTACTAGAGGAACTGGAACACAGCATGACTGTCAGCAGGAAAATGGAAA AAGCTAAAATCCTGCAGCAGCtatcaaaaatacaaaacaacgTGAAGAGACTTCATCAGCAATTAAAAGATGTGAAGCCTACACCAGAGT ttGTTGACAAGATCAAGGAAATGATGGAAGAAATTGAAAATGCAATCAATGCTTTTAAAGAGGAACAGAGACAAGT ATATCAACAGcttttgaaagaggaaaaagctgtCATTAATGAGCTTTGTCTCTTCGAGAGAAAACTGGAACTGTGGGCATTAGGGAGCtcaacagcagaaaaagttTGGAAATTACCATCAGCCAGGGTCACAGTTgataaaacactggaaaatcATCTACCCGAAGAAGTGGTAGAGTTTGAAAGATTTCTTCAGCGAACAGGGGGCCGGCAAGGAGGCTGGGATGATTGTGATCAtcaaaattttctgaaaatatggACAAAATATAGAGGAAGGCTGTCATACATGGATGAAGCCCTTGAATATCTCAGTGGAAGAACAAAGGAAGATATAGAACAGCATGACAAATGGTATCAAGAATATGTAATCCtacatgaaagaaagaaagag TCAATtaaaaagtggaaagaaaagcagcagcaagaaaaagaaagaaacttgaaggaaaaagagaaatcagaaaaaatgcTTAAGGAAAGATGGCTACAGCATGAAGAAGTTcagaagcaaaaagcagaagaagaaagtaaaagaaaacaaactgcagtTGAAGtgtggaaaaaacagaaagtgGTAGCATTTGCAATAGATCAAGCATCTCAACTAAAACTagaagacaaagagaaaaggcaACAAAAAGAGCGCCAGACCCATGTGAAGTTACTGTTAGAAAGGAATACTTTgcaaaaaaaagtaaaggagGAACTTGAAAAGCttgaaaatgagaagaaagtGGAAACtgaaaaggagggaaggaagaagatTGGTGCAGAAGAAATTTCTAAGCTTCAAGAGCAT GATCTGCATAAACTGGAGCTAAGGGTTTTACAGAAACATGCTAAAGAGATAGAGAAACAAGCAAAAGATAAAAGATTGGCCAAGTTAAGAGAAAAG GTCGAGATTCGGGTCACCAGAGATCCATCCAGGTCGAACAGACCTTCCAAGTGCTGGGAGGAACGCAGGCAAGAGaaggcaccagcagctgcagaccCGCTGTTGCGCGTTTCTCAGAG AGCtgttccagcctggagaggagggtCATAG